A portion of the Cohaesibacter gelatinilyticus genome contains these proteins:
- the ccmD gene encoding heme exporter protein CcmD codes for MLGPYTGFITASYGVVILTIAILVVWIVIDGRTQSKALAELEARGVTRRSARKKQ; via the coding sequence ATGCTCGGACCCTATACCGGTTTCATCACTGCTTCCTATGGCGTTGTCATTCTCACCATTGCCATCCTTGTTGTCTGGATCGTGATTGATGGACGCACTCAGAGCAAAGCTCTGGCAGAGCTGGAAGCCCGTGGCGTTACCCGCCGCTCCGCCCGCAAGAAACAATAG
- a CDS encoding DsbE family thiol:disulfide interchange protein gives MSTEPATTDTTDGKKKGGINLLIILPLVIFLGLATLFLLQMAKGGDPSQIPSVLINKPAPDFDLPALEGFEANGAPMPGFKTSDLMGQVTLVNIWGSWCPACRDEHPMLLEMNKDNRYRLVGIAYKDEPQNAARFLNNHGNAFDAVGLDLSGRTGIDWGVYGAPETFIVDRKGVIRYKHIGPLTPTNLRDSFMPILEKILAEKG, from the coding sequence ATGAGCACAGAGCCAGCTACTACAGACACGACCGACGGCAAGAAGAAAGGCGGGATCAACCTGCTGATCATTCTGCCTCTCGTGATTTTCCTTGGCCTCGCAACCTTGTTCCTGCTGCAAATGGCAAAAGGCGGTGATCCATCACAAATCCCATCTGTCCTGATCAACAAGCCCGCTCCTGACTTTGACCTGCCTGCTTTGGAGGGCTTTGAGGCCAATGGCGCACCAATGCCCGGCTTCAAGACATCCGATCTGATGGGTCAGGTCACTTTGGTCAATATCTGGGGCTCCTGGTGCCCGGCTTGTCGTGACGAACATCCAATGCTGCTGGAGATGAACAAGGACAATCGCTACCGTCTGGTTGGCATTGCCTACAAGGATGAGCCACAGAATGCAGCGCGGTTCCTGAACAATCACGGCAATGCCTTTGATGCCGTGGGTCTGGACCTGAGCGGCCGTACCGGCATTGACTGGGGCGTCTATGGCGCACCGGAAACCTTCATTGTCGATCGCAAGGGTGTCATCCGGTACAAGCATATCGGGCCACTGACCCCGACCAATCTGCGCGACAGCTTCATGCCTATTCTGGAAAAGATCCTCGCAGAAAAAGGCTGA
- a CDS encoding septation protein A has product MSNSNIPTGQSPEKADEPQLEEGQLLKMALELGPLVVFFFANAKGDALANWFPFLSGMQSIFIATAAFMVATIISLTLSRIKFGKLPVMPLISGFVVFVFGGLTLYLQDDTFIKMKPTIVNTLFGTILLVGLLFGKSLLGYVFDSVFQLNATGWRILTFRWGVFFFFLAVVNEVVWRNFSTDMWVNFKVFGVMPITMVFGAMQMPLLNKYGPNAGE; this is encoded by the coding sequence ATGAGCAATTCAAACATCCCGACGGGTCAATCACCAGAGAAGGCTGATGAGCCGCAACTGGAAGAGGGCCAGCTGCTGAAAATGGCACTGGAACTGGGGCCTTTGGTTGTTTTCTTCTTCGCCAATGCCAAAGGGGACGCGCTGGCCAATTGGTTTCCATTCCTGTCGGGTATGCAGTCCATCTTCATTGCGACGGCTGCATTCATGGTTGCGACCATCATTTCTCTGACGCTCTCGCGGATCAAGTTCGGCAAACTGCCTGTGATGCCGTTGATTTCCGGTTTCGTGGTTTTTGTTTTTGGTGGCCTGACGCTCTATTTGCAGGATGATACTTTCATCAAGATGAAGCCGACCATCGTGAATACCCTGTTCGGGACTATTCTGCTGGTCGGGCTGTTGTTTGGCAAAAGCTTGCTTGGCTATGTATTTGATAGCGTTTTCCAGCTTAACGCCACGGGTTGGCGGATCCTGACCTTCCGTTGGGGCGTTTTCTTCTTCTTCCTTGCTGTGGTCAATGAAGTGGTTTGGCGGAACTTCTCAACTGACATGTGGGTCAATTTCAAGGTTTTTGGCGTGATGCCGATCACCATGGTGTTCGGTGCCATGCAGATGCCTTTGCTGAACAAATATGGACCCAATGCTGGGGAGTAA
- the ftsY gene encoding signal recognition particle-docking protein FtsY encodes MSKKPGLFSRLFGSGKDAAESAPDAVEEKEVAEEEVVAPEEGEATPEIVEEVAQEEASIEAEEQAEPSEPEPIEDDITSEEEPSIDEVETSEEPIEASEVVEESVEDDAPEVVEAVVEDEPVVEEPKPAEPEKKLSWFERLKRGLARSSGALGESISSIFTKRKLDDDTLQDLEDILIQADLGVETAMTITERLADGRYNKEVSGEEVQKILADEVNAVLEPVAKPLEISSRDDGSPHVILMIGVNGAGKTTTIGKLAQKFNAEGKSVMLAAGDTFRAAAIDQLKVWGQRTNSPVVAREVGSDAAGLAFDAMTEAKEQGRDILMIDTAGRLQNRTELMAELEKIVRVIKKHDESAPHSVLLVLDATTGQNALNQVEIFSKIAGVTGLVMTKLDGTARGGILVAISAKHKMPVHFIGVGEGVEDLEPFKSEDFARAIAGLAE; translated from the coding sequence ATGAGCAAGAAGCCTGGCCTGTTTTCCCGTTTGTTTGGCTCTGGCAAAGATGCGGCTGAAAGCGCTCCTGATGCCGTTGAAGAAAAAGAAGTTGCTGAGGAAGAGGTTGTTGCGCCTGAAGAAGGCGAGGCAACACCTGAGATAGTTGAAGAGGTTGCCCAAGAAGAGGCCTCAATTGAGGCTGAGGAACAGGCTGAGCCTTCAGAACCAGAGCCTATCGAAGATGACATCACTTCTGAGGAAGAGCCATCCATTGATGAGGTTGAGACCTCAGAGGAGCCAATTGAAGCTTCCGAGGTGGTGGAAGAGAGTGTTGAGGACGATGCTCCTGAAGTTGTGGAAGCTGTCGTCGAAGATGAGCCTGTTGTTGAAGAGCCAAAGCCAGCTGAGCCTGAAAAAAAACTAAGCTGGTTTGAGCGCCTCAAACGCGGTCTGGCCCGATCCTCTGGTGCTCTAGGCGAAAGCATTTCGTCCATCTTCACCAAGCGCAAGCTGGATGATGACACCCTTCAAGATCTGGAAGATATCCTCATTCAGGCTGATTTGGGCGTCGAGACGGCCATGACCATCACCGAGCGTTTGGCTGACGGGCGCTATAATAAGGAAGTGTCCGGCGAGGAAGTTCAGAAAATTCTGGCTGATGAGGTCAATGCGGTTCTGGAACCAGTGGCCAAACCTTTGGAAATCTCCAGCCGAGACGATGGCAGTCCGCATGTTATCCTGATGATTGGCGTCAATGGTGCCGGCAAAACCACCACGATTGGCAAACTGGCTCAGAAATTCAATGCTGAAGGCAAATCCGTAATGCTGGCCGCGGGGGATACTTTCCGAGCTGCCGCCATTGACCAGCTGAAAGTTTGGGGGCAACGCACCAATTCTCCGGTGGTTGCCCGTGAGGTTGGCTCGGATGCGGCAGGTCTGGCCTTTGATGCGATGACCGAGGCGAAAGAGCAGGGCCGTGATATCCTGATGATCGATACGGCTGGTCGTTTGCAGAACCGCACCGAATTGATGGCCGAGCTGGAAAAGATCGTTCGCGTGATCAAGAAGCATGACGAAAGCGCGCCGCATAGTGTGCTTTTGGTGCTGGATGCAACAACCGGTCAGAATGCGCTCAATCAGGTGGAGATCTTCTCCAAGATTGCCGGCGTAACAGGTCTTGTCATGACCAAGCTGGATGGCACGGCGCGTGGTGGTATCCTTGTGGCCATCTCAGCCAAGCATAAAATGCCGGTTCACTTCATCGGCGTTGGTGAGGGTGTTGAAGATCTGGAGCCGTTCAAGTCAGAAGACTTTGCGCGTGCAATCGCAGGCCTTGCAGAATAA
- the mtaB gene encoding tRNA (N(6)-L-threonylcarbamoyladenosine(37)-C(2))-methylthiotransferase MtaB → MSIKVLTFGCRLNSYESEVMKKQAQEAGLENAILVNTCAVTNEAVRQARQQIRRAKRDNPDAQIIVTGCAAQTESMSFAEMGEVDLVLGNDDKLKAESYKSVPSFGVPIEEKVKVNDIMSVRETALHLIEGLEGRARAFVQVQNGCDHRCTFCIIPYGRGNSRSVAMGPIIDQIRALVENGYNEVVLTGVDITSYGADLPGAPKFGTLVRSVLKHVPDLKRLRISSIDSIEADPDLMECIANEERLMPHLHLSLQAGDNMVLKRMKRRHQRDDTIAFCQEVRRLRPDMVFGADIIAGFPTETEEMFLKSLDIVEECDLTHLHVFPYSARPGTPAAKMPQVKGPVIKDRAARLRKVGEVALNRHLQSQIGRECDILVERNGLGRTEQFTLVEIANGEPGDIVRAKIVGATHRHLMAEQIS, encoded by the coding sequence ATGAGCATCAAGGTTTTAACCTTTGGATGTCGGCTGAACAGCTATGAATCCGAGGTGATGAAAAAGCAGGCTCAGGAAGCCGGGCTTGAGAATGCCATTTTGGTCAATACCTGCGCGGTGACCAATGAGGCAGTGCGTCAGGCCCGCCAGCAGATCCGCCGTGCCAAGCGTGATAATCCCGATGCCCAGATCATTGTGACCGGCTGTGCGGCGCAGACTGAAAGCATGTCCTTTGCCGAGATGGGCGAAGTGGATCTGGTTCTTGGCAATGACGACAAGCTGAAAGCCGAGAGCTACAAAAGCGTTCCAAGCTTTGGCGTTCCCATTGAGGAAAAGGTCAAGGTCAACGATATCATGAGCGTGCGCGAAACCGCGCTGCATTTGATTGAAGGGCTGGAAGGCCGCGCCCGTGCCTTCGTGCAGGTTCAAAATGGCTGCGATCATCGCTGCACCTTCTGCATCATTCCTTATGGCCGCGGTAATAGCCGCTCTGTTGCCATGGGTCCGATCATCGATCAGATCCGTGCTCTGGTAGAGAATGGCTATAACGAAGTGGTGCTGACCGGGGTAGATATCACCTCGTATGGCGCCGATCTGCCGGGCGCACCAAAGTTTGGCACATTGGTCAGATCTGTGCTGAAACATGTGCCGGATCTGAAGCGTCTTCGTATTTCTTCCATCGACTCCATTGAAGCAGATCCGGATCTGATGGAGTGCATCGCCAATGAAGAACGCTTGATGCCGCATTTGCATCTGTCCTTGCAGGCCGGTGATAACATGGTGCTGAAGCGCATGAAGCGCCGTCATCAGCGCGACGACACCATTGCCTTCTGTCAGGAAGTGCGCAGGCTTCGTCCGGATATGGTCTTTGGCGCGGACATCATTGCCGGTTTTCCGACCGAGACCGAAGAGATGTTCCTAAAGAGCCTTGATATCGTCGAGGAATGCGATCTGACCCATTTGCATGTCTTTCCTTATTCTGCCCGTCCTGGCACACCAGCGGCTAAAATGCCGCAAGTGAAGGGACCGGTGATCAAGGATCGTGCTGCGCGTTTGCGCAAGGTTGGTGAAGTGGCGCTCAATCGTCATTTGCAAAGTCAGATCGGCCGGGAATGCGATATTCTGGTTGAACGAAATGGCCTTGGACGAACCGAGCAATTCACGCTCGTCGAGATTGCAAATGGTGAACCGGGCGATATTGTGAGAGCGAAGATTGTGGGCGCAACCCATCGTCATCTGATGGCTGAGCAGATTTCCTGA
- the dapF gene encoding diaminopimelate epimerase, which translates to MSEQLQFLKMNGLGNEFIVIDARKTMPQLGPDAVRALSDHASGPGCDQFITLEVPQSGGDVFMRIHNADGGEVEACGNATRCVGRLIMTELGADKAVIETVVGKLISYRGDALEMVTVDMGVPKFGWQDIPLAEEFDDTRAIELQIGPIDDPILHTPSVVNIGNPHAIFWVQNDVESYGLEVNGPMLENHMIFPERANISLAQVHNDGELTLKVWERGVGLTQACGTAACAAAVAAHRNRLTERKVLVHLPGGDIVIEWREADDHILMSGGTELEYAGEIDLSDLSWQKMSLIQQKSDQGTEQSSL; encoded by the coding sequence ATGAGCGAGCAACTGCAATTTTTGAAAATGAATGGTCTGGGCAATGAATTTATCGTCATTGATGCCCGAAAGACCATGCCCCAATTGGGGCCAGATGCAGTGCGCGCGCTTTCCGATCATGCGAGCGGGCCTGGATGCGACCAGTTCATTACGCTGGAAGTACCTCAGTCAGGCGGGGATGTGTTCATGCGCATTCACAATGCCGATGGTGGTGAAGTCGAAGCTTGTGGCAATGCCACGCGTTGCGTTGGTCGATTGATCATGACCGAGCTTGGCGCTGACAAAGCGGTCATTGAGACCGTTGTCGGTAAGCTGATTTCCTATCGCGGTGATGCGCTTGAAATGGTCACGGTGGATATGGGTGTGCCGAAGTTTGGCTGGCAGGATATTCCGCTGGCTGAAGAGTTTGATGATACTCGCGCCATCGAGCTGCAGATCGGCCCGATTGATGATCCGATCCTGCATACGCCATCTGTCGTCAATATCGGCAATCCGCACGCCATTTTTTGGGTGCAGAATGATGTTGAAAGCTATGGTCTGGAAGTCAACGGACCCATGCTTGAAAATCATATGATCTTCCCTGAGCGGGCCAATATTTCGTTGGCGCAAGTTCACAATGATGGCGAACTGACCCTGAAAGTCTGGGAGCGTGGGGTTGGTTTGACGCAAGCTTGTGGCACGGCAGCCTGTGCGGCGGCGGTGGCAGCGCATCGCAACCGTCTGACTGAGCGCAAGGTACTGGTGCATTTGCCGGGAGGCGATATCGTGATCGAATGGCGTGAGGCCGACGATCACATTCTGATGTCCGGGGGGACTGAACTGGAATATGCCGGAGAGATCGATCTATCTGATCTGTCTTGGCAAAAAATGTCCCTGATACAGCAGAAGTCTGATCAGGGCACGGAGCAATCGTCCCTATGA
- the htpG gene encoding molecular chaperone HtpG: MSDQADIKGGSETHSFEAEVSRLLHLMVHAVYSNKEIFLRELVSNAADACEKLRHESLTNSDLVKDDPTFQITLSADGADGTLSVLDNGIGMSKAELIENLGTIAKSGTRAFLDQLAKEEGDGSALIGQFGIGFYSAFMVADRVDVISRRAGEAEAWKWSSNGEGAYELSVASEEEALPRGTKIVMHLKDDEKTFADAVTIRRIVRDYSSHVPVPIRMLTKNEEADAIDEEKLTDGTALWTKSKSEITEEQYKEFYQYSSGQFDDPAVTIHYRAEGRTEYNVLAFIPDHKPFDLFDPSRKGRMKLYVRRVFITDDAELVPAYLRFVRGVVDSEDIPLNISREMLQDNPILTAIKKGVTNKVLSELEKLSRKDEEKFLSIWEAFGTVIKEGLYEDPERRDQLFKLVRFNTTKGENRTLAQYVEDLKENQTSIYYALGDSKDAILASPHLEGYEAREVEVLLLADAVDAFWVQTALGFDGKSFKSISQGGADLDAIEKVAQDVDDKSDEEKAKDKTSVADLVSFVKETLIDDVSEVRISSRLATSPVCIVAPEYGPDRQMEKLMRGQQGAQAGLKPVLEINPDHALILALASQLSSAADKAEVTDGARLLLDQALILDGEQPANPAEFAARLSKVMMSAMG; the protein is encoded by the coding sequence ATGTCTGATCAAGCCGATATCAAAGGCGGTTCCGAGACCCATTCGTTTGAAGCGGAAGTCTCCCGTCTATTGCATCTGATGGTGCATGCCGTTTACTCCAACAAGGAAATTTTCCTTCGCGAACTGGTTTCCAACGCTGCCGATGCATGTGAGAAGCTGCGTCATGAATCTCTGACCAACTCCGATCTGGTCAAGGATGACCCGACTTTCCAGATCACCTTGAGCGCTGACGGTGCTGACGGCACCTTGAGCGTGCTTGATAATGGTATCGGCATGAGCAAGGCCGAGTTGATCGAAAATCTTGGCACCATTGCAAAGTCCGGCACCCGTGCATTTCTGGATCAGTTGGCCAAGGAAGAGGGCGATGGCTCTGCTCTGATCGGGCAGTTCGGTATCGGTTTCTATTCTGCTTTCATGGTGGCAGATCGTGTGGATGTGATCTCTCGTCGTGCTGGTGAAGCTGAGGCCTGGAAATGGTCTTCCAACGGCGAAGGGGCTTATGAGCTGAGCGTTGCCAGCGAAGAGGAAGCCCTGCCACGTGGCACCAAGATTGTGATGCATCTGAAAGATGATGAAAAGACCTTCGCCGATGCTGTGACCATTCGCCGGATCGTGCGTGATTACAGCTCTCACGTGCCTGTTCCCATTCGCATGCTGACCAAGAATGAAGAAGCGGATGCGATTGACGAAGAAAAGCTGACCGATGGTACTGCGCTTTGGACCAAGTCCAAGAGCGAGATCACGGAAGAGCAATATAAGGAATTCTATCAATATAGCTCCGGCCAGTTTGATGATCCGGCCGTGACCATCCATTACCGTGCTGAAGGTCGTACCGAATATAATGTTCTGGCCTTCATTCCTGATCACAAGCCGTTCGATCTGTTCGATCCATCCCGCAAGGGCCGCATGAAACTGTATGTGCGCCGCGTCTTCATCACCGATGATGCCGAATTGGTACCAGCTTATTTGCGCTTCGTGCGTGGTGTGGTCGATAGCGAAGATATCCCGCTCAACATCTCTCGTGAGATGTTGCAGGACAATCCGATCCTGACAGCCATCAAAAAAGGTGTGACCAACAAGGTTCTCTCCGAGCTGGAAAAGCTTTCCCGCAAGGATGAAGAGAAGTTCCTCTCCATCTGGGAAGCCTTCGGTACGGTGATCAAGGAAGGCCTTTATGAAGATCCGGAGCGCCGCGACCAGCTCTTCAAACTGGTGCGTTTCAACACCACCAAAGGTGAGAACCGCACTCTGGCGCAATATGTCGAGGATCTGAAAGAGAACCAGACATCCATCTATTATGCGCTTGGTGACAGCAAGGACGCCATTCTGGCCAGCCCACATCTGGAAGGCTATGAAGCACGTGAAGTCGAAGTTCTTCTGCTGGCTGATGCCGTGGATGCATTCTGGGTTCAGACCGCCCTTGGCTTTGATGGCAAGAGCTTCAAATCCATCTCACAGGGTGGTGCGGATCTTGATGCCATCGAGAAAGTTGCCCAGGACGTTGATGACAAGTCTGATGAAGAAAAGGCCAAGGACAAGACATCCGTAGCCGATCTGGTTTCCTTCGTGAAAGAGACTTTGATCGATGATGTCAGTGAAGTTCGCATTTCTTCTCGTCTCGCCACCAGCCCAGTTTGTATTGTTGCCCCGGAATATGGCCCGGATCGTCAGATGGAAAAACTGATGCGTGGTCAGCAGGGTGCGCAGGCGGGTTTGAAGCCGGTTCTGGAGATCAATCCCGATCACGCTTTGATCCTGGCTTTGGCATCGCAGCTATCAAGCGCTGCGGACAAGGCAGAGGTCACCGATGGTGCTCGTTTGCTTCTTGATCAGGCGCTTATTCTGGATGGGGAACAGCCTGCCAATCCAGCCGAATTTGCGGCTCGCTTGTCCAAAGTGATGATGTCAGCGATGGGCTAA
- a CDS encoding DUF2794 domain-containing protein — translation MPTQISFNRTELMTILNIYGRMVAAGEWRDYAIDSLKEKAVFSIFRRTSEMPLYRIEKNPKLARKQGAYALVSQQGQILKRGQDLSPIIKLLNQKLLKLVEK, via the coding sequence ATCCCGACGCAGATATCCTTTAATCGGACGGAATTGATGACCATTCTCAATATTTACGGCCGCATGGTGGCCGCAGGAGAATGGCGGGACTATGCCATCGATAGTCTCAAGGAGAAGGCAGTTTTCTCCATCTTTCGCCGCACCAGCGAAATGCCTCTCTATCGTATCGAAAAAAATCCCAAACTGGCCCGCAAGCAAGGAGCCTATGCTCTTGTCTCTCAGCAAGGACAGATCCTGAAGCGCGGACAAGACCTGTCTCCCATCATCAAGCTGCTGAACCAGAAGCTGCTCAAGCTGGTCGAGAAATAA
- a CDS encoding Bax inhibitor-1/YccA family protein, producing MSHDFRQTTQMGGRAAEMAAIDQGLRAHMLKVYNYMAIALGVTGVVAFAFFKLAFVDTGAGLAYTQLGATLFGSPLKWVIMLAPLGMVFFLSARINAMSVSTAQMTFWGFAAIMGVSLASIFAVYTAQSITQVFFITAASFAGLSLYGYTTKRSLTGMGSFLMMGLIGIIIASIVNIFLASSALGFAISVIGVLVFAGLTAYDTQKIKEMYLLSDSTAVAGKKAIMGALSLYMDFLNLFLMLLSLFGNRE from the coding sequence ATGTCACACGATTTCCGTCAGACCACTCAGATGGGTGGCCGTGCTGCAGAAATGGCGGCCATTGATCAGGGCCTTCGTGCGCATATGCTCAAGGTCTATAACTATATGGCGATTGCGCTTGGCGTAACCGGTGTTGTTGCTTTTGCCTTCTTCAAGCTGGCATTTGTCGATACCGGCGCTGGTCTTGCTTATACTCAGCTTGGCGCAACTCTGTTCGGTTCTCCATTGAAATGGGTGATCATGCTGGCTCCATTGGGCATGGTTTTCTTCCTGTCTGCCCGTATCAATGCAATGAGCGTGTCTACCGCACAGATGACCTTCTGGGGATTCGCAGCCATCATGGGTGTATCTCTGGCTTCGATCTTTGCCGTTTATACCGCACAGAGCATCACACAGGTCTTCTTCATCACTGCAGCTTCTTTCGCCGGTCTCAGCCTCTATGGTTACACCACCAAGCGTAGCCTGACCGGTATGGGCTCTTTCCTGATGATGGGTCTGATCGGCATCATCATCGCGTCCATCGTCAATATCTTCCTGGCGTCCAGCGCGCTTGGTTTTGCCATTTCCGTAATTGGTGTTCTGGTCTTTGCTGGTCTGACCGCATATGACACTCAGAAGATCAAGGAAATGTACCTGCTGAGCGACAGCACCGCAGTTGCCGGCAAGAAAGCCATCATGGGCGCTCTGAGCCTGTATATGGACTTCCTGAACCTGTTCCTGATGCTGCTGAGCTTGTTTGGCAACCGCGAATAG
- a CDS encoding ABC transporter permease — protein sequence MRGGLAGFYIFLACIALGVAAIGGVGSASKALTGGLAERGRAILGGDLALTLSHRPIAEEERSFLAQYGQVSEIASLRAMARKVDGSDQLLVEVKAVDDLYPTVGDVRVATKPDQAADVKALFAGAEGSDGGVLVAPLLLDRFGLSVGDQITIGTSTLTIAGNIRSEPDALATGVGFGPRVLMNLETLEKTELVQPGSIVRYTTRLKLDGDNSQARLQQIEADLKEAFPDAGWRIQSRGNAAEGLSRNIERFAAFLVLVGLASLITGGVGIANAVRAFVASRQTTIASYKCLGAPGRLVVLIYLVQITLIALIAILIGLFFAMLVPFGLALALPDNLPIASQSVFPFELLKAATFGLLTAWLFSMWPLLRARSIPATALFRDQVAPQSYKSNWQDWALLAVIAGLLIALVLVTAQVTQVAAIFLAGMAVVFVSLRLIAWMIMSIARRVPRIRQVIPRLAISNLHRPGALTPSVSLSLGLGLSLLVTLVMIDMNLQQQLTGNLQEKAPNFFFINIQSNSIDGFEDHLTKLAPSGEVQKVPMLRGRVVSLKGIPASEYEPPEGARWVLRGDRGVTYSATPPENSTLVEGEWWDADYKGKPLVSFAEEEARELGLSIGDELEVSVLGRTIKVEIANLRRIEWESMGINFIMVFSPNTFAGAPHAFLATLTLDGKGDVADQEASILKSTSADFPTVTSVRVGDALDRVNDLVRQLAWGMRAASSLAVIASILVLAGALAAGQRERIYDAVILKTLGASRVQVLAAYSLEYALLGLVTAGFALLIGNGAAYLVLDNVMELPFTSQPLVAFLTVLIAVIVTISLGLAGTLKSLSAKPARILRAG from the coding sequence ATGCGCGGCGGGCTTGCGGGCTTTTATATCTTTCTTGCCTGTATCGCTCTTGGTGTTGCTGCCATTGGCGGCGTTGGGTCTGCGTCCAAAGCCCTGACCGGTGGTTTGGCCGAGCGTGGCCGAGCAATTCTAGGTGGTGATTTGGCGCTTACCTTGTCTCATCGTCCGATTGCGGAAGAGGAGAGATCCTTTCTGGCGCAATATGGTCAGGTTAGTGAGATTGCATCCCTTCGCGCCATGGCGCGCAAGGTGGATGGATCTGACCAGCTTCTTGTCGAGGTCAAGGCGGTCGATGATCTCTACCCGACCGTTGGTGATGTGAGAGTTGCCACCAAGCCCGATCAAGCCGCTGATGTAAAGGCCTTGTTTGCTGGTGCAGAAGGTTCTGATGGCGGTGTTTTGGTTGCACCATTGCTGCTGGATCGATTTGGTTTGTCCGTTGGTGATCAGATTACCATTGGCACCTCAACCCTGACAATTGCTGGCAATATCAGGTCCGAGCCTGATGCTTTGGCAACAGGCGTTGGCTTTGGGCCGCGGGTGTTGATGAATCTGGAGACTTTGGAGAAAACCGAGCTGGTTCAGCCCGGATCCATCGTACGCTATACGACGCGGCTGAAGCTTGATGGCGATAATTCGCAAGCCCGATTGCAGCAGATAGAAGCTGACTTGAAAGAAGCTTTTCCTGATGCGGGATGGCGGATCCAGTCTCGTGGCAATGCCGCAGAAGGTCTGTCACGCAATATCGAACGCTTTGCAGCTTTTCTGGTTTTGGTGGGTCTTGCTTCGCTGATTACCGGTGGGGTGGGGATTGCCAATGCGGTTCGAGCCTTTGTGGCATCCCGTCAAACAACCATCGCCAGCTATAAATGCCTTGGGGCGCCGGGGCGTTTGGTCGTGCTGATCTATCTGGTTCAGATCACGCTGATTGCCTTGATTGCTATTCTCATTGGTTTGTTCTTTGCGATGCTGGTGCCGTTTGGTTTGGCTCTGGCCTTGCCGGATAATCTGCCGATTGCCTCGCAATCTGTTTTCCCGTTCGAGCTTTTGAAAGCAGCGACTTTTGGTTTGCTGACCGCTTGGCTCTTTTCCATGTGGCCTTTGCTGCGAGCGCGTTCCATTCCGGCGACCGCCCTGTTCCGTGATCAGGTTGCTCCGCAAAGCTATAAGAGCAATTGGCAGGATTGGGCTTTGCTGGCCGTGATTGCTGGCCTTTTGATCGCGCTTGTTCTGGTGACCGCACAAGTCACGCAAGTGGCTGCTATTTTCTTGGCTGGTATGGCTGTTGTCTTTGTCAGCCTTCGCTTGATTGCCTGGATGATCATGTCAATTGCTCGTCGTGTGCCTCGTATCCGCCAGGTTATTCCGCGGCTTGCAATCAGCAATTTGCATCGCCCCGGTGCGCTGACGCCATCAGTTTCGCTCTCGTTGGGGCTTGGCCTTAGCCTGCTGGTGACGCTGGTCATGATCGACATGAATTTGCAGCAGCAATTGACCGGCAATTTGCAGGAAAAGGCTCCGAACTTCTTCTTTATCAATATTCAGAGCAATTCCATTGATGGCTTTGAAGATCATCTGACTAAACTTGCGCCTAGTGGTGAGGTTCAAAAGGTTCCCATGCTTCGTGGCCGCGTGGTCTCTTTGAAAGGCATTCCGGCCTCTGAATATGAGCCACCTGAAGGAGCAAGATGGGTGCTGCGCGGGGATCGCGGTGTTACCTATTCCGCAACTCCACCTGAAAATTCGACGCTTGTAGAAGGGGAATGGTGGGATGCTGATTATAAAGGCAAACCTCTGGTCTCGTTCGCTGAAGAAGAGGCGCGTGAACTTGGCCTTTCAATCGGCGATGAACTGGAAGTGAGCGTTCTTGGTCGCACGATCAAGGTTGAAATTGCCAACTTGCGCCGGATTGAATGGGAAAGCATGGGCATCAATTTCATCATGGTGTTCAGCCCAAATACCTTCGCGGGTGCCCCGCATGCATTCCTTGCGACCTTGACGCTGGATGGCAAGGGTGATGTTGCAGATCAGGAAGCCTCAATCCTGAAATCAACCAGCGCTGATTTCCCGACTGTGACGTCTGTTCGGGTCGGAGATGCACTGGATCGGGTCAATGATCTGGTGCGTCAGCTGGCCTGGGGGATGCGAGCCGCATCATCCTTGGCAGTGATTGCGTCCATTCTGGTCTTGGCCGGTGCTTTGGCAGCGGGTCAGCGGGAGCGCATTTATGATGCTGTGATTCTGAAAACCCTGGGTGCCAGCCGAGTACAGGTTCTTGCAGCCTATAGTCTGGAATATGCGCTTCTGGGTCTGGTGACCGCCGGTTTTGCGCTTCTGATTGGCAATGGTGCCGCTTATCTGGTGTTGGATAATGTAATGGAATTGCCGTTCACATCCCAGCCACTGGTCGCGTTTCTGACGGTGCTTATTGCGGTTATTGTGACCATTTCCCTTGGCTTGGCTGGAACATTAAAGAGCTTGTCCGCGAAACCTGCGCGTATATTGCGTGCTGGGTAG